Proteins co-encoded in one candidate division KSB1 bacterium genomic window:
- a CDS encoding Gfo/Idh/MocA family oxidoreductase, which translates to MEATRLGVGIVGGGFVGSFHIRSWVGVRDADIVGIVDKNRKTAQAAATLARKLRVGEAKPYKSITEMVADPGIHAIWICIPNYARLEVMEEIAHAIETGKGELIGVACEKPLGRTVAEARKMRDLARKAGLLDGYLENQVFSPAVVRGKQIIWTRGAAIAGRPYLARAAEEHSGPHMPWFWEGTLQGGGVLNDMMCHSVEAARFMLTPPGAPRSVLTPV; encoded by the coding sequence ATGGAAGCAACGCGGCTTGGGGTCGGAATCGTTGGGGGCGGATTTGTGGGGAGTTTCCACATCAGGTCATGGGTGGGGGTGCGCGATGCCGACATCGTGGGCATTGTGGACAAAAACCGCAAGACGGCGCAGGCGGCGGCCACGTTAGCCAGGAAGCTGCGTGTCGGGGAGGCAAAACCGTACAAGAGCATCACCGAGATGGTAGCTGACCCTGGCATTCACGCCATTTGGATCTGCATTCCTAACTACGCACGGCTGGAGGTGATGGAAGAAATCGCGCACGCCATCGAGACCGGCAAAGGGGAGCTCATCGGTGTGGCGTGCGAAAAGCCTTTGGGCCGCACGGTTGCCGAGGCGCGCAAGATGCGCGACTTGGCCAGAAAGGCGGGGTTGCTGGACGGTTACCTAGAGAATCAGGTTTTTTCTCCGGCAGTGGTCAGGGGCAAGCAGATCATCTGGACGCGCGGGGCGGCGATAGCCGGGCGCCCCTACCTTGCCCGGGCTGCGGAGGAGCACAGCGGTCCGCATATGCCCTGGTTCTGGGAGGGCACACTGCAGGGAGGCGGCGTACTCAACGATATGATGTGCCACTCGGTGGAGGCGGCCCGCTTTATGCTCACCCCTCCAGGTGCCCCACGATCGGTGCTCACCCCGGTGAA
- a CDS encoding MFS transporter has product MSTKTRLGIMMFLQYAIWGAWAPVLSEYLLNTLGFTGVQVGWIYAVLPLATIVAPFLGGQVADRWLASEKVIALLQLAGGVVLIVMSRITSYGTLLPLMFFYCLLYAPTLAITNSIAMINLKSSEKEFGGIRVWGTIGWIAAGWLLAAWRYAGQSVMLRGDTLFLAGIFSLIMGLQAFSLPHTPPKKEGVNPFAFLEALKMLREKNFLVFVTITFVVATELEFYYILTAPFLQSPVIGLPAKSISAVMTIAQVAEIFVMAFLLAVFLEKYGMRNTLAIGALAWPVRYIIFAIGKPAWLVIASLALHGFCYVFFFTAAFIYVDKVAPKDIRASAQSLIAIIALGLGRFLGSLFAGWIKDTFTVEGVTNWRMVFIVPCALTILCALAFVLFFREERERGKAPASA; this is encoded by the coding sequence ATGTCGACAAAGACGAGACTCGGCATCATGATGTTTCTGCAGTACGCCATCTGGGGGGCGTGGGCGCCGGTGCTTTCCGAGTACCTGTTGAACACCTTGGGGTTCACCGGCGTGCAGGTGGGGTGGATCTATGCAGTGTTGCCCCTGGCAACAATCGTGGCGCCGTTTCTGGGCGGGCAGGTTGCCGACCGCTGGCTTGCCTCCGAAAAGGTGATCGCCCTCCTGCAATTGGCGGGCGGCGTGGTCCTGATCGTCATGTCGCGCATCACCTCCTACGGCACCCTGCTGCCGCTGATGTTCTTCTACTGCTTGCTCTATGCGCCGACGTTGGCCATTACCAACTCCATCGCCATGATCAACCTGAAGAGCTCCGAGAAGGAGTTCGGCGGCATTCGCGTGTGGGGGACCATCGGCTGGATCGCCGCCGGGTGGCTGCTGGCCGCCTGGCGCTACGCCGGGCAGAGCGTGATGCTGCGCGGCGACACCCTTTTCTTGGCCGGGATCTTTTCCCTGATTATGGGGCTGCAGGCCTTTAGCCTTCCACACACGCCGCCGAAAAAGGAGGGCGTCAACCCCTTCGCCTTCCTGGAGGCGCTCAAGATGCTGCGGGAGAAGAACTTCTTGGTCTTTGTCACCATCACCTTCGTGGTCGCCACCGAGTTAGAGTTCTACTACATCCTCACTGCGCCCTTCTTGCAGTCGCCGGTGATTGGTCTGCCGGCCAAGTCCATTTCCGCGGTGATGACCATTGCCCAAGTGGCAGAGATATTCGTCATGGCCTTTCTCCTCGCGGTCTTCTTGGAGAAATACGGCATGCGGAACACCTTAGCTATTGGCGCGCTTGCCTGGCCGGTGCGGTACATCATCTTCGCCATCGGAAAACCGGCCTGGCTGGTGATCGCCTCCTTGGCGCTCCACGGGTTCTGCTACGTGTTCTTTTTCACGGCTGCGTTCATCTACGTGGACAAAGTAGCGCCCAAGGACATCCGCGCCTCAGCGCAGAGCTTGATTGCCATCATTGCCCTGGGTCTTGGGCGCTTCTTGGGGAGCCTGTTTGCTGGCTGGATCAAGGACACATTCACGGTGGAAGGAGTGACCAACTGGCGGATGGTGTTCATCGTCCCCTGTGCGCTGACCATCCTCTGCGCGCTGGCTTTTGTGCTCTTCTTCCGCGAAGAGCGGGAAAGAGGCAAAGCCCCAGCGAGCGCATGA
- a CDS encoding Gfo/Idh/MocA family oxidoreductase — protein MAEDSARRGKTTEKGRKGIGRREVLKGLASVPVLGLFAYGLLKKRSLDELRRKEILSELGLGEAPAVLPKTTGKKAGELIRLGIIGFGGRGEDLIRAAGFAHPDWVESKRKDAQQNKLDKWLEDWLKQEDLNVALTAVCDVFDVRAERGLAASKNEVRPGGPPLTAAKRYRHYQELLASKDVDAVIIATPDHWHAQMAIDAAEAGKHVYLEKCMTRTEEEVYRLHQAITRSGVVFQLGHQNRQQETHAKAREIVQKGLLGPITLVETTTNRNSPGGAWVYEIHKDGSPQTIDWEQFQGPAPHKVPFSLERFFRWRCWFDYGTGLSGDLLSHEYDAVNQILDLGIPHSAVASGGIYFYKDGRDVPDVFHVVFEYPERNLTLIYSATLASNRNRGKVFMGHDAAMEVGGVLTVTVDWESTRFKKKLEQGIIDPSLPLFTYHPGAKGLDAVTSASEQYFASRGLLYTYREGKRVDVTHLHIKEWLDCIRNGGQPSCNIERGFEEAITCHMATKSYLEGRKVYWDPVKRRIV, from the coding sequence ATGGCTGAAGACAGTGCACGTAGAGGTAAGACTACGGAGAAGGGGCGCAAGGGCATCGGCAGGCGCGAGGTGCTCAAGGGGCTGGCCTCGGTGCCGGTGCTGGGCCTGTTCGCCTATGGGCTCCTGAAAAAGCGCTCCTTAGATGAGCTTCGGCGCAAGGAGATTCTCTCCGAACTAGGCCTGGGCGAAGCGCCCGCAGTGCTGCCGAAGACCACCGGCAAGAAGGCCGGCGAGCTTATCCGCTTGGGCATCATCGGCTTTGGCGGGCGCGGCGAAGACCTGATTCGTGCCGCCGGCTTTGCCCACCCGGACTGGGTGGAGAGTAAGCGCAAGGACGCGCAGCAGAATAAGCTGGACAAATGGCTGGAGGACTGGCTCAAGCAGGAGGACCTCAATGTGGCCCTCACCGCGGTGTGCGATGTGTTTGACGTGCGCGCCGAGCGGGGCCTGGCAGCCTCCAAAAACGAGGTCAGACCCGGCGGCCCACCCCTGACCGCCGCCAAGCGCTACCGCCACTACCAGGAGCTCCTGGCCAGCAAGGACGTAGATGCTGTCATCATCGCCACGCCTGACCATTGGCACGCGCAGATGGCCATCGACGCCGCAGAGGCGGGCAAGCACGTCTACCTGGAAAAGTGCATGACCCGCACCGAAGAGGAGGTGTACCGCCTCCACCAGGCAATCACGCGCAGCGGCGTCGTCTTCCAGCTCGGCCACCAAAACCGGCAGCAGGAGACGCACGCCAAGGCGCGAGAAATCGTGCAAAAGGGCCTGCTGGGACCTATCACCCTGGTGGAGACCACCACCAACCGCAATTCGCCTGGAGGGGCATGGGTCTATGAAATCCACAAGGACGGGAGCCCGCAAACCATCGACTGGGAGCAGTTCCAGGGGCCGGCGCCGCACAAGGTGCCGTTCAGCCTGGAGCGGTTTTTCCGCTGGCGCTGCTGGTTCGACTATGGCACGGGGCTATCCGGCGATTTGCTCTCGCATGAGTACGACGCGGTGAACCAGATCCTGGACCTGGGCATCCCCCACTCGGCCGTAGCCTCAGGCGGTATCTACTTCTACAAGGATGGCCGGGATGTGCCCGACGTGTTCCACGTTGTGTTTGAGTACCCGGAGCGCAACCTGACGCTCATCTACAGCGCCACATTGGCCAGCAATCGCAACCGGGGCAAGGTCTTTATGGGGCACGATGCGGCCATGGAAGTGGGCGGCGTGCTCACCGTCACCGTGGACTGGGAGTCCACGCGCTTCAAGAAAAAGCTGGAACAGGGCATCATCGACCCGTCACTGCCGCTCTTCACCTATCACCCGGGCGCCAAGGGGCTCGACGCGGTCACCTCGGCCAGCGAGCAGTACTTTGCCTCCCGCGGGCTGCTCTACACCTACCGCGAGGGCAAGCGGGTGGATGTGACTCACTTGCACATCAAGGAGTGGCTGGACTGCATCCGCAACGGTGGACAGCCAAGCTGCAACATCGAACGCGGCTTTGAGGAGGCCATCACCTGCCACATGGCGACCAAATCGTACTTGGAGGGGCGCAAGGTCTACTGGGATCCGGTCAAGCGGAGAATTGTCTGA
- a CDS encoding DoxX family protein — MAQHTSQRERMTCSGWQLGVLVALRILIGWHFLYEGVAKLLNPYWSSSGYLLEAKGFLAGFFTSIVANPTALRIVDWLNIYGLIAIGLGLILGCLTRPAAIAGAVLLLLYYLCNPPMVGFKYSAPSEGSYLIVNKNLIEFCALVLLALFPTGRIIGLDRLLFGPPRSFDPQHA; from the coding sequence ATGGCACAGCACACATCACAACGCGAGAGGATGACCTGCTCTGGCTGGCAGCTGGGTGTACTAGTCGCCCTGCGTATCCTCATCGGCTGGCACTTTCTGTACGAAGGGGTGGCCAAGCTGCTGAACCCGTACTGGTCCTCCTCAGGCTACCTTCTGGAAGCAAAGGGCTTCCTTGCCGGTTTTTTCACCTCCATCGTGGCCAATCCCACGGCGCTGCGCATCGTGGATTGGCTGAACATCTATGGCTTAATCGCCATCGGCTTGGGGTTAATCTTAGGGTGTCTGACGAGGCCGGCAGCCATTGCTGGCGCCGTACTTCTGCTCCTGTACTACCTGTGCAACCCGCCGATGGTGGGCTTCAAGTACAGCGCGCCAAGTGAGGGGAGCTACCTCATCGTGAACAAAAACCTCATCGAGTTCTGCGCGCTGGTGCTGTTAGCGCTCTTCCCCACGGGCAGGATCATTGGGCTGGACCGGTTGCTGTTCGGCCCGCCGCGGTCATTTGACCCGCAACATGCATGA